Proteins encoded together in one Papaver somniferum cultivar HN1 unplaced genomic scaffold, ASM357369v1 unplaced-scaffold_117, whole genome shotgun sequence window:
- the LOC113329711 gene encoding GDSL esterase/lipase At4g10955-like — MANKISDDPFAYDVCGPKQLSTPGLTEIFSSSWKNSDHKRKVLACFIQAVYLLELDRQTKRTPQTSLAPKWLEPSNYKLSQTLTDERDGSIFGAVLEWAGYGVLRPSGAPKAILALRGTLMYSTTMRRDFTDDLRLFVRKNLEGSVRFNASLKALKLSVDRFGYWNVCIAGHSLGAGFAIQVGKALAKEKVFMETPFFNHKIDALNFQVLSMVMHSTDSCSIADTLHFFMLKLE, encoded by the exons ATGGCAAACAAGATTTCTGATGATCCTTTTGCTTACGATGTTTGTGGACCTAAACAGCTTTCTACTCCAGGCCTGACTGAGATTTTCAGTTCTAGCTG GAAGAATTCAGACCACAAGAGAAAAGTATTAGCTTGTTTTATACAAGCAGTGTATCTACTTGAACTAGACAGACAAACGAAAAGGACACCACAAACTTCTCTTGCTCCAAAATGGTTGGAACCCTCTAATTACAAGCTATCACAAACCCTCACTGATGAAAGAGACGGGTCAATTTTTGGTGCAGTCTTAGAATGGGCTGGTTATGGAGTATTAAGACCTAGTGGTGCACCAAAAGCTATTTTAGCACTTAGAGGGACATTAATGTACAGCACAACAATGAGAAGAGATTTCACAGATGATCTTCGGCTTTTTGTACGTAAAAACTTGGAAGGATCTGTAAGATTTAATGCGTCTTTGAAAGCTTTGAAATTGTCCGTGGATAGATTTGGTTATTGGAATGTTTGCATTGCAGGGCATTCGTTAGGAGCTGGTTTTGCGATTCAAGTAGGTAAAGCATTAGCAAAAGAAAAAGTTTTTATGGAGACCCCTTTTTttaatcacaaaattg ATGCTTTGAATTTTCAAGTTCTTTCTATGGTCATGCATTCTACTGACTCATGTTCAATTGCAGATACTCTTCATTTTTTTATGCTAAAACTTGAATGA